The Neochlamydia sp. S13 genome has a segment encoding these proteins:
- the ndk gene encoding nucleoside-diphosphate kinase — protein MTSQERTLSIIKPDAVGKNQIGEIIARFEKNGLKIVAAKMKHLSQQEAEGFYAIHKERPFFKDLVSFMISGPVLITVLEGNQAILKNREIMGATDPKKASPGTIRADFAQSIDENCVHGSDSAENAQTEINYFFKSTEICPHTR, from the coding sequence ATGACATCACAAGAACGCACACTCTCCATCATTAAACCAGATGCTGTAGGTAAAAATCAGATAGGTGAAATCATTGCTCGCTTTGAAAAAAATGGGTTAAAGATTGTGGCTGCTAAAATGAAACATTTAAGCCAGCAGGAAGCCGAAGGTTTTTATGCTATTCATAAAGAACGTCCTTTTTTTAAAGACCTTGTCAGCTTCATGATTTCAGGTCCTGTACTTATTACGGTATTAGAAGGTAACCAGGCCATCCTTAAAAACCGAGAAATTATGGGAGCTACTGACCCTAAAAAAGCCTCTCCAGGCACTATTCGTGCAGATTTTGCACAGTCTATCGATGAAAATTGCGTACATGGTTCAGATTCTGCTGAAAATGCTCAAACCGAAATTAACTATTTCTTTAAAAGCACTGAAATCTGCCCTCATACCCGTTAA
- a CDS encoding aminopeptidase, translated as MMDFKQKLYTYAQLLIEHGLNVQKGQIVNITAEICHRELTHLLCQIAYRRGAKHVNVDFIEPRLIRTRLLDSIEDDDLAYVPHYLSQKYEEFVKEGAAVLRLIGSELPDNLTDLNPQKINTLSNSNFKALKKYYTEGVSKSKVQWTVAAAATPQWGKKVFPELEEAKACEALWEQIFKICRADQPNCLELWKKHNSVLQARAKHLTKMKIRELHFTGPDTDLKVFLSPQALFVGGGSQGPGGEFEPNIPTEECFTTPDYRLTTGKVKVTRPVLVNGKIVKDLHLEFKEGKLVHFEASEGEENFARYIDNDAGSRFLGEVALVGTDSPIFQTGKIFEEILYDENAACHIAVGFAYSMCIDGGPSMSPEQLADIGCNVSTVHVDMMISDEHVDVEATTYEGKKVKLICKGQWMQGL; from the coding sequence ATGATGGATTTTAAACAAAAACTCTATACTTATGCACAGTTACTGATAGAACATGGCTTAAATGTACAAAAAGGACAGATTGTTAACATTACAGCAGAAATTTGCCATCGTGAGCTTACCCATCTGCTTTGCCAGATAGCTTATCGCCGAGGAGCCAAGCATGTGAATGTAGATTTTATTGAGCCTCGTTTAATACGAACTCGTCTCTTAGATTCGATAGAAGACGATGATTTAGCGTATGTGCCTCACTATCTTAGTCAAAAATATGAAGAATTTGTAAAAGAAGGAGCTGCTGTCTTACGATTGATTGGTAGTGAACTTCCCGATAACCTTACAGATTTAAATCCTCAAAAAATTAACACTCTTTCCAATAGTAATTTTAAAGCTCTTAAAAAATATTATACTGAGGGTGTAAGTAAGTCGAAAGTTCAGTGGACAGTTGCAGCAGCAGCTACCCCGCAGTGGGGAAAAAAAGTTTTTCCTGAACTTGAGGAGGCAAAAGCTTGTGAAGCACTGTGGGAGCAGATTTTCAAAATTTGCCGGGCTGATCAACCTAACTGCCTTGAATTATGGAAGAAACATAATAGTGTCTTGCAAGCTCGTGCCAAGCACCTGACTAAAATGAAAATTCGCGAATTGCATTTTACAGGCCCTGATACCGATTTAAAGGTTTTTTTAAGCCCTCAAGCTCTTTTTGTGGGAGGGGGAAGCCAAGGACCTGGAGGGGAATTTGAGCCTAATATTCCCACCGAAGAGTGCTTCACTACTCCTGATTATCGTTTAACCACCGGTAAAGTAAAAGTTACGCGTCCTGTACTTGTGAATGGTAAAATAGTTAAAGATTTGCATTTGGAATTTAAAGAAGGAAAACTTGTTCATTTTGAGGCTAGTGAAGGGGAAGAAAATTTTGCAAGATATATCGATAACGATGCAGGTTCTCGCTTTTTAGGTGAGGTGGCTTTAGTAGGGACAGACTCTCCGATATTCCAAACTGGTAAGATATTTGAAGAGATTTTGTATGATGAAAATGCTGCCTGCCATATTGCCGTGGGTTTTGCCTATAGTATGTGTATAGATGGAGGCCCTTCAATGTCCCCTGAGCAGCTTGCAGATATAGGATGCAATGTAAGTACCGTACATGTCGACATGATGATTTCGGATGAGCATGTAGATGTGGAGGCAACTACTTATGAAGGTAAAAAGGTTAAGTTGATTTGTAAAGGGCAATGGATGCAAGGGTTGTAA